A stretch of Episyrphus balteatus chromosome 2, idEpiBalt1.1, whole genome shotgun sequence DNA encodes these proteins:
- the LOC129909419 gene encoding uncharacterized protein LOC129909419, whose product MYCVVETLEDEGKFVTAVPKNWVIDGTKLLWPKSKKDSICGRKNCITASDDWQSIACKLIFDDIGSWEEAVQKEKDAEYLSSSEENTEEETIDTNSSEYMTDLNKLMSTLIPNTGKFKMYKYGNKVTNFVILTSNFQDVSPFTPPNEDVTITNVISELYTHEGPSTSTQFKELSSKIDEILERQRSTEVKVQAMQGMLEAFMAKSEVSVNLLASKIGKDNAEEVDEELQLDEIFPLTSVQQIEEMEEKLHQNGLLKKNW is encoded by the exons ATGTATTGTGTTGTGGAGACGCTCGAAGATGAAGGGAAGTTCGTGACGGCAGTTCCCAAAAATTGGGTCATCGATGGAACGAAGCTATTATGGCCAAAGTCCAAGAAAGATTCCATTTGCGGTCGGAAAAATTGCATCACAGCATCGGATGATTGGCAAAGCATAGCatgcaaattaatatttgatgacATCG GTTCCTGGGAGGAAGCAGTTCAGAAGGAAAAGGATGCCGAGTATTTGTCTTCTTCTGAAGAAAATACGGAAGAAGAGACCATCGACACCAATTCTTCGGAATACATGACAGATCTGAACAAATTGATGTCAACTTTGATTCCTAATACTGGTAAgtttaaaatgtataaatatgGGAACAAAGTAACTAATTTTGTCATACTTACTTCTAATTTTCAAGACGTTTCCCCGTTCACCCCCCCAAATGAAGATGTTACCATCACTAATGTCATTTCCGAGTTATACACGCATGaag gCCCCAGCACCAGTACCCAATTCAAGGAACTGTCGTCCAAAATAGACGAAATTTTGGAAAGACAGCGTTCCACTGAGGTGAAGGTGCAGGCCATGCAAGGAATGCTGGAGGCATTCATGGCGAAGTCCGAAGTTTCGGTCAATTTGTTGGCGTCCAAAATTGGAAAAGACAATGCAGAGGAAGTGGATGAGGAACTGCAACTTGATGAAATTTTCCCACTTACCTCTGTCCAACAAATTGAGGAAATGGAGGAAAAACTCCATCAAAatggattgttaaaaaaaaattggtaa